One genomic segment of Fervidobacterium pennivorans includes these proteins:
- a CDS encoding thermonuclease family protein, with amino-acid sequence MVFRKSKTNAVYFLVIAVSLVLTLTLSSCSRQETAVSGVEVLDGDTLRVSGQSFRIVGIDAPEIHEGDKPVGEYGQDAKNYLYWFASNFELSYEQKGKDSYGRILVYLFGKDRQTDAKYLYEASLTENGYARPLIYDSTSVPNYTKAIVDAYKRAYENRRGIFSKYDNAPVIDKTKASQLSSYKGKIVWLEMDVNNVIFSNDTYYVYSDFALVKIRSGEYNNLFNGYNLYGLKGRKVRFYGELWYDSYEGKYMIMLRAPFEIKIVN; translated from the coding sequence ATGGTTTTTAGAAAATCCAAAACAAACGCTGTATATTTTCTTGTAATCGCTGTTAGCTTGGTTCTTACCTTGACACTGAGTTCTTGTTCTCGTCAAGAAACAGCGGTAAGTGGTGTTGAAGTGCTCGATGGGGATACACTAAGAGTTTCAGGACAATCATTTAGAATTGTTGGTATTGATGCACCGGAAATTCATGAAGGTGACAAACCTGTAGGTGAATATGGACAGGATGCAAAGAATTACCTTTACTGGTTCGCGAGTAATTTTGAACTTTCATATGAGCAAAAAGGAAAAGATAGCTATGGAAGGATTTTGGTTTACCTTTTTGGAAAAGATAGACAAACTGATGCGAAGTATCTTTATGAAGCATCACTTACTGAGAATGGATATGCTCGACCCTTGATTTACGACAGCACATCAGTTCCAAACTATACTAAGGCAATCGTCGATGCTTATAAAAGAGCATACGAAAACAGAAGAGGTATATTCTCGAAATACGATAACGCACCGGTTATTGACAAAACTAAGGCAAGCCAGCTGAGTTCATACAAAGGTAAGATTGTATGGCTAGAGATGGATGTTAACAACGTAATATTTTCTAACGATACTTACTACGTATATTCTGACTTTGCGCTCGTTAAGATAAGAAGTGGTGAGTACAACAATTTATTCAATGGATACAACCTCTATGGTCTAAAAGGTAGAAAGGTAAGGTTCTACGGTGAACTCTGGTATGATAGCTACGAAGGAAAGTACATGATTATGCTCCGCGCACCGTTTGAAATTAAAATCGTCAACTAA
- a CDS encoding single stranded DNA-binding domain-containing protein, which translates to MKRILVSLLLILSVVFFAQNLVKIADIYKLKEGETVEATGIILAPVGVLGSLTTYMQDETAGIMLYGKVLPVDLKVGNVVKVAGKTKVYYGILEIIPDKVQVISSATPTAVELKDADFKKYLSNLVVVTGTVSSVDKYQFKVKTDNFEILVYIRKEVPFKVETLKVGDKVSVTGVMYLYKDMYEMLPRMPEDIKKF; encoded by the coding sequence ATGAAAAGGATTTTGGTATCACTTTTATTGATTCTCAGTGTTGTATTCTTTGCACAGAACCTAGTCAAGATTGCTGATATTTACAAACTTAAAGAAGGAGAAACGGTCGAGGCTACGGGTATCATTCTTGCCCCAGTTGGAGTGCTTGGAAGTTTGACAACGTACATGCAGGACGAAACTGCAGGAATCATGCTATACGGAAAGGTCTTACCTGTCGACCTAAAAGTTGGTAATGTTGTCAAAGTTGCTGGCAAGACAAAAGTCTACTATGGGATTCTTGAGATAATACCAGACAAGGTTCAGGTTATTAGCTCAGCAACACCAACGGCTGTTGAACTTAAAGATGCTGACTTCAAAAAGTATCTTTCAAATTTGGTTGTGGTTACAGGAACTGTGAGCTCTGTTGATAAGTATCAGTTCAAGGTAAAGACGGATAATTTTGAGATTTTGGTGTATATAAGAAAAGAAGTGCCATTCAAAGTTGAAACACTAAAAGTTGGAGACAAGGTTTCGGTAACAGGTGTTATGTATCTGTACAAAGATATGTATGAAATGCTTCCAAGGATGCCGGAGGATATAAAGAAATTCTAA
- a CDS encoding alkaline phosphatase: MKLRGLVLLFLVFVTIISFALNIIYLVGDGMSFNQLLLASILEGRVLTTMTLPYTGITTTYSADSWVTDSAPAGTALFGGYKTLNRAIGVLPDGTPMPSIFEIAKRTGYNIGLAVTCRVTHATPASVYGHVTNRDDEVTLAKQLAESGTVDVIFGGGWDMFVPTAQGGRRTDGLNLIELMKSKGYEYITTVEQLSTVQSSKVLGLFAKGHLDSVSNRSSAQPTLDVMTKKAIELLSKDGKPFMLMVEGSQIDWESHSNDFYGVWKEVVEFDNAVKVALEFAAKDGNTLVIVTGDHETGGLSLSKGGYTINVEQARKAKGTTQMFLSQFNIADKEKFIAGLKDWYGISITDSEYENLRKIPSNNLRRELARFVSEKVGFGWTTFDHTAAPVPVYAFGPGAYYFTGFMDNTDIPKIIMQLTKLSTISFPEIKSTGSGY; the protein is encoded by the coding sequence ATGAAACTTAGAGGGTTGGTGTTGTTATTTTTAGTATTTGTAACCATCATCTCATTTGCGCTGAACATCATTTACCTTGTTGGCGATGGTATGAGTTTCAATCAACTGCTTTTAGCAAGTATTCTCGAGGGACGGGTTTTGACGACCATGACACTGCCATACACAGGTATTACTACAACATACTCTGCTGATTCGTGGGTGACCGATTCTGCTCCAGCAGGGACGGCACTGTTTGGTGGTTACAAGACATTGAACAGGGCTATAGGTGTTCTTCCAGACGGTACACCAATGCCTTCAATATTTGAAATTGCTAAGAGAACTGGTTACAATATTGGATTAGCAGTTACGTGTAGAGTAACTCACGCTACTCCAGCTTCTGTATACGGTCATGTTACCAACAGAGATGACGAAGTGACACTTGCTAAACAGCTGGCTGAATCTGGAACCGTTGACGTCATTTTTGGCGGTGGATGGGATATGTTTGTCCCAACTGCGCAAGGTGGTAGAAGAACCGACGGGCTAAATCTCATTGAATTAATGAAGAGCAAGGGATATGAATATATAACAACAGTTGAGCAACTTAGTACTGTACAGTCTTCAAAAGTTCTTGGTTTATTTGCCAAAGGACATCTTGACTCAGTTTCTAATAGATCATCTGCTCAACCAACACTTGATGTTATGACCAAAAAAGCAATCGAGCTTCTCTCAAAAGATGGCAAACCATTCATGCTCATGGTTGAGGGTTCTCAGATAGACTGGGAATCACATTCAAACGATTTTTACGGCGTATGGAAAGAAGTTGTTGAATTTGATAACGCGGTCAAAGTTGCTCTGGAATTTGCGGCTAAAGACGGTAACACACTTGTGATTGTTACCGGCGACCACGAAACAGGCGGCTTGTCACTTTCAAAAGGTGGTTACACAATCAATGTTGAACAGGCAAGAAAAGCGAAAGGAACTACACAGATGTTTTTAAGTCAATTCAATATTGCAGATAAAGAGAAATTTATTGCAGGTCTTAAGGATTGGTATGGTATATCTATTACAGATTCCGAATACGAAAACTTGAGAAAGATTCCATCAAACAATTTGAGAAGAGAACTTGCAAGATTTGTCAGTGAGAAGGTAGGATTTGGTTGGACAACATTCGACCATACAGCTGCCCCTGTTCCAGTATACGCATTTGGTCCTGGAGCATATTACTTCACAGGTTTTATGGACAACACGGACATTCCTAAGATTATTATGCAACTAACGAAACTTTCGACAATTTCTTTCCCTGAGATTAAATCAACGGGTAGTGGGTATTAA